Proteins found in one Corynebacterium freneyi genomic segment:
- a CDS encoding DUF6474 family protein yields MSFLGDYRDRRREMKLKLKAAKAKAKEDAKHEAKLKDKAYRDGRKAAEAERKRNAKDAKKEAKRNAKLDKRAAKRAEKIRKAGWKDEQKALKAKHKHQENVAAKILEQQRNQGLTREKAKGWVGAARLLVPVALPLGYRLMTFVQNRGQDAAARKFGVTGDAVARHHGYGAPLRARVEGIRGSLDRLENSKVSGTVGFIKDARNRLDLLVDAIETAEHMTPDQRRRAHVSISAELDGIDSEIMDKMGLTA; encoded by the coding sequence ATGAGCTTCTTGGGCGACTACCGCGACCGCCGCCGCGAAATGAAACTGAAGCTGAAGGCCGCCAAGGCCAAGGCCAAGGAGGACGCGAAGCACGAGGCGAAGCTGAAGGACAAGGCCTACCGCGATGGCCGCAAGGCCGCCGAAGCCGAACGCAAGCGCAACGCGAAGGACGCGAAGAAGGAAGCCAAGCGCAACGCGAAGCTGGACAAGCGTGCGGCGAAGCGGGCCGAGAAGATCCGCAAGGCCGGCTGGAAGGACGAGCAGAAGGCCCTCAAGGCCAAGCACAAGCACCAGGAGAACGTTGCGGCGAAGATCCTGGAGCAACAGCGCAACCAGGGCCTGACCCGCGAGAAGGCGAAGGGGTGGGTCGGCGCGGCGCGCCTGCTGGTCCCGGTGGCGCTGCCCCTCGGTTACCGGCTGATGACGTTCGTGCAGAACCGCGGCCAGGACGCCGCCGCACGCAAGTTCGGCGTGACCGGTGACGCGGTGGCCCGCCACCACGGCTACGGCGCTCCGCTGCGCGCCCGCGTCGAGGGCATCCGCGGGTCGCTGGATCGTCTGGAGAACTCCAAGGTGTCGGGCACCGTGGGCTTCATCAAGGACGCGCGCAACCGCCTGGATCTGCTGGTCGACGCCATCGAGACGGCCGAGCACATGACCCCGGACCAGCGTCGCCGCGCCCACGTGTCCATCTCCGCGGAGCTCGACGGCATCGACTCGGAGATCATGGACAAGATGGGCCTGACCGCCTAG
- a CDS encoding TM0106 family RecB-like putative nuclease — MNTEDTVPQPVTGPDLVGCRYRLVRDRMAGPRRPGNSESARRRAELGAHHRASVIAGLPDPTVIAPGPDADLATLEAIAAGADLIVGAVLRHERPPGDRAFSGIAEESRPDLLVRLGDGYLPVIIAAHKLLEPRRRRTEAARILPVARLGRPGVLGRPLRTSIVVDEKLKLRHNAADAVQLGQAAALLHRLGASCGLVGGIGADPTRVVIVDEGPRVAAYRTALRRARATIHAIERHEAATSSSSETKTGEPSPPAPKIDGNEWRIGQWPLAPRKIRECRSCRWREACEDELRAADDISLLLPGNRGDEYREAGITTIRQLARDDGAGEHRHLALLSVFGEPAALRVEKTSAPRADVEIDVDLEAYPGHGAYLWGAWTPDDGYVSHVTWAPPGPAGLGGDAEAENFARFWDWLMARRAAAHAAGRTFRVYCWAAEGENHWLRHSAKRFAGMEFVVAGDATEAGAPARIIAVPDIAEIERFISSDEWVDLFRVTKRQLISPAGLGLKVVAPMAGFTWRDDDADGEASLSFYRDAVGIGAGAGAVDGAGDGGGTGGGLNPADARAKLLRYNADDCRSTAAVREWLDSGRAVDEIPNVRDLENRDID; from the coding sequence GTGAACACCGAGGATACCGTCCCGCAGCCGGTGACCGGGCCCGATTTGGTCGGGTGCCGGTACCGGCTGGTCCGCGATCGCATGGCGGGGCCGCGGCGCCCGGGTAATTCCGAATCCGCCCGCCGGCGCGCCGAGTTGGGGGCGCATCACCGGGCGTCGGTGATCGCGGGGCTGCCGGATCCGACGGTCATCGCGCCGGGTCCGGACGCGGATCTGGCGACGTTGGAGGCGATCGCGGCGGGCGCGGACCTCATCGTCGGCGCCGTCCTGCGCCACGAGCGCCCGCCGGGGGACCGCGCATTCTCCGGCATCGCCGAGGAATCCCGCCCCGACCTGCTGGTTCGCCTGGGCGACGGCTACCTGCCGGTGATCATCGCCGCGCACAAGCTGCTGGAGCCGCGCCGCCGCCGCACGGAAGCCGCCCGCATCCTCCCCGTCGCCCGCCTCGGCCGCCCGGGCGTGCTGGGTCGGCCGCTGCGCACGAGCATCGTCGTCGACGAAAAACTGAAGCTGCGCCACAACGCCGCCGATGCGGTCCAACTCGGCCAGGCCGCCGCCCTGCTCCACCGGCTCGGCGCGTCCTGCGGCCTCGTCGGGGGCATCGGCGCCGACCCGACGCGAGTGGTCATCGTCGACGAAGGGCCGCGCGTCGCCGCGTACCGCACCGCTTTACGACGAGCCCGCGCCACCATCCACGCGATCGAACGCCATGAGGCGGCCACGTCGTCGTCAAGCGAAACGAAAACCGGGGAACCGTCGCCGCCCGCGCCGAAAATCGACGGCAACGAATGGCGCATCGGCCAATGGCCCCTGGCGCCCCGGAAAATCCGCGAATGCCGCAGTTGCCGATGGCGCGAAGCCTGCGAAGACGAACTGCGCGCCGCCGACGACATCTCCCTGCTGCTGCCCGGCAACCGGGGCGACGAATACCGCGAAGCCGGCATCACCACCATCCGCCAACTCGCCCGCGACGACGGCGCCGGCGAACACCGGCACCTGGCGCTGCTGTCCGTCTTCGGCGAACCCGCCGCCCTGCGCGTGGAGAAAACCAGCGCACCCCGCGCCGACGTGGAAATCGACGTCGACCTCGAGGCCTACCCCGGCCACGGCGCATACCTGTGGGGCGCATGGACGCCCGACGACGGATACGTCTCGCACGTGACCTGGGCGCCACCCGGACCGGCCGGGCTCGGCGGAGACGCGGAAGCCGAAAACTTCGCCCGCTTCTGGGACTGGCTCATGGCGCGCCGGGCCGCCGCACACGCCGCCGGGCGCACCTTCCGCGTCTACTGCTGGGCCGCCGAAGGCGAAAACCACTGGCTGCGGCACTCGGCGAAGAGGTTCGCCGGCATGGAGTTCGTCGTCGCCGGGGATGCAACGGAGGCCGGCGCACCCGCCCGCATCATCGCCGTCCCCGACATCGCCGAAATCGAACGATTCATCTCCTCCGACGAATGGGTCGACCTGTTCCGCGTGACCAAACGCCAACTGATCAGCCCCGCGGGACTGGGACTGAAAGTCGTGGCGCCCATGGCCGGATTCACGTGGCGCGACGACGACGCCGACGGCGAAGCATCACTGTCCTTCTACCGCGACGCCGTCGGCATCGGCGCGGGCGCGGGGGCAGTCGACGGTGCAGGTGATGGCGGCGGCACCGGAGGCGGCCTCAACCCCGCCGACGCCCGCGCCAAACTCCTGCGCTACAACGCCGACGACTGCCGATCCACCGCCGCCGTCCGCGAATGGCTCGACTCCGGCCGTGCCGTCGACGAGATCCCCAACGTGCGCGACCTGGAAAACCGCGACATCGACTAA
- a CDS encoding gluconokinase has translation MNPFIHLVFMGVSGCGKTTAAELAADLTGWPYAEADEFHPQANIDKMASGHPLDDDDRRPWLEAMRDWMTDRATEGTSAGTVVTCSALKRSYRDILRGAEGRVVFVHLYGEASVIEERLAHRKGHFMPASLLPSQYADLEQLQDDEDGVTVDLAGTPREIVDAGFAYAGIAPSQSKSDEKDA, from the coding sequence ATGAACCCGTTCATCCACTTGGTTTTCATGGGCGTCAGCGGATGCGGAAAGACCACCGCAGCCGAACTGGCCGCCGACCTGACCGGCTGGCCCTACGCGGAAGCCGACGAATTCCACCCGCAGGCCAACATCGACAAGATGGCCTCCGGGCACCCGCTCGACGACGACGATCGCCGCCCCTGGCTCGAAGCCATGCGCGACTGGATGACCGACCGGGCGACCGAGGGCACGAGCGCCGGAACCGTCGTCACGTGCTCCGCGCTCAAGCGCTCCTACCGCGACATCCTCCGCGGCGCAGAAGGACGCGTCGTCTTCGTCCACCTCTACGGCGAAGCATCGGTCATCGAAGAGCGTCTCGCACACCGCAAGGGCCACTTCATGCCCGCGTCCCTCCTCCCCAGCCAATACGCCGACCTCGAACAGCTGCAGGACGACGAAGACGGCGTAACCGTCGACCTCGCCGGCACCCCGCGCGAGATCGTCGACGCCGGTTTCGCCTACGCGGGGATCGCGCCGTCGCAAAGCAAATCCGACGAAAAGGACGCATAA
- a CDS encoding L-lactate dehydrogenase, producing MKVSAGNKVVLIGAGDVGVAYAYALVNQGIVDHLAIIDIDERKTGGNVMDLNHGVVWAPSRTKVTRGTYADCEDAALVVLCAGAAQKPGETRLQLVDKNMRIFKSIVDEVMASGFDGIFLVATNPVDILSYATWKFSGLPAHRVIGSGTVLDTARFRYMLGEYFDVSPMSVHAYIVGEHGDSELPVLSSANIAGVGLRSKLERNPELHDELEEIFIRTRDAAYEIIDAKGSTSYGIGMGLARITRAIFQNQEVALPVSALLRGEYGHEDMYIGTPAIVNRKGIRRVVELELDDYESEQFDKSVATLREIQDPFWENGEYVPQ from the coding sequence ATGAAGGTCTCCGCCGGAAACAAGGTCGTGCTCATCGGTGCCGGCGACGTCGGAGTCGCATACGCCTACGCACTGGTCAACCAGGGCATCGTCGACCACCTCGCCATCATCGACATCGACGAACGCAAGACCGGGGGCAACGTCATGGACCTCAACCACGGCGTCGTCTGGGCCCCCTCCCGCACCAAGGTCACCCGCGGCACCTACGCCGACTGCGAGGACGCCGCCCTCGTCGTCTTGTGCGCCGGCGCGGCGCAGAAGCCGGGCGAAACCCGCCTGCAGCTGGTGGACAAGAACATGCGCATCTTCAAGTCCATCGTCGACGAGGTGATGGCCAGCGGGTTCGACGGCATCTTCCTCGTCGCCACCAACCCGGTCGACATCCTCAGCTACGCCACCTGGAAGTTCTCCGGCCTGCCCGCCCACCGCGTCATCGGTTCGGGCACCGTGCTCGACACCGCCCGCTTCCGCTACATGCTCGGCGAGTACTTCGACGTGTCGCCCATGAGCGTCCACGCGTACATCGTCGGCGAGCACGGCGACTCCGAACTGCCGGTCCTGTCGTCGGCGAACATCGCCGGCGTCGGGCTGCGCAGCAAGCTGGAGAGGAATCCCGAGCTTCACGACGAACTCGAGGAGATCTTCATCCGCACCCGCGACGCGGCCTACGAGATCATCGACGCGAAGGGCTCGACCTCGTACGGCATCGGCATGGGTCTGGCGCGCATCACCCGCGCGATCTTCCAGAACCAGGAAGTCGCCCTCCCCGTGTCGGCGCTGCTGCGCGGCGAGTACGGGCACGAGGACATGTACATCGGTACGCCCGCGATCGTGAACCGCAAGGGCATCCGCCGCGTCGTCGAACTCGAGCTCGACGATTACGAGTCCGAGCAGTTCGACAAGTCCGTCGCCACCCTCCGCGAGATCCAGGATCCGTTCTGGGAGAACGGCGAGTACGTCCCGCAGTAG
- a CDS encoding GntP family permease, whose translation MNATMLLAADEPLTTAGPTQLITAALVGIAAIVALIVWGKVHPFLALMLGSAVLALTAGIALTDTFTAFTAGVGSTVGGTGVLIALGAIIGTLLVKSGGADAIVEGFLHRTTPQKLPWMMAALAFIIGIPLFFEVGVVLLIPVVMLAAKRARQPVILLGIPALAGLSALHGLVPPHPGPLIAIDALGANLGVTLGLGLIVAVPCVILAGPVSAKFMAKWVPIEAPDTFTTGEPVPEEHRPGVAVSLSVVLLPVVLMLLRTLVETVWAGGEGNAVHGLLMFLGMPLVALLVTSLYAMAVLGLRGGRGLKEVSDLVGASFAGIAGILLIVGAGGGFKETLVASGVADVIGDWLDGAAISPLLAAWLVAVFIRLATGSATVATITAAGIMSPIAAGLDPVTTALMVLAIGAGSVFFSHVNDAGFWLVKEYFGMTVPQTLKTWSLMETILSVVGLVSVLLLGLLV comes from the coding sequence ATGAACGCCACCATGCTCCTCGCCGCCGACGAACCGCTGACCACGGCCGGGCCGACGCAGCTGATCACCGCCGCACTCGTCGGCATCGCCGCAATCGTCGCGCTGATCGTCTGGGGCAAGGTCCACCCGTTCCTGGCGCTGATGCTCGGCTCGGCCGTGCTCGCGCTGACCGCCGGCATCGCGCTGACCGACACGTTCACCGCATTCACCGCCGGCGTCGGCTCCACCGTCGGCGGCACCGGCGTGCTCATCGCACTGGGCGCGATCATCGGCACGCTGCTGGTGAAATCCGGCGGCGCCGACGCCATCGTCGAAGGCTTCCTGCACCGCACCACGCCGCAAAAACTGCCGTGGATGATGGCGGCGCTCGCGTTCATCATCGGCATCCCGCTCTTCTTCGAGGTCGGCGTCGTCCTGCTCATCCCCGTCGTCATGCTCGCCGCGAAACGCGCCCGCCAGCCCGTCATCCTGCTGGGCATCCCCGCCCTGGCCGGCCTGTCCGCGCTGCACGGCCTGGTGCCGCCGCACCCCGGGCCGCTCATCGCCATCGATGCCCTCGGCGCGAACCTGGGCGTGACGCTGGGCCTGGGCCTCATCGTCGCCGTGCCCTGCGTGATCCTGGCGGGGCCCGTGTCCGCGAAGTTCATGGCCAAGTGGGTCCCGATCGAGGCCCCCGACACCTTCACCACCGGCGAGCCCGTGCCGGAGGAGCATCGGCCCGGCGTCGCCGTGTCGCTGTCCGTCGTTCTGCTTCCCGTTGTGCTGATGCTGCTGCGCACGCTCGTCGAAACCGTGTGGGCCGGCGGCGAGGGCAACGCCGTCCACGGGTTGCTGATGTTCCTGGGCATGCCGCTGGTCGCGCTGCTGGTGACGTCACTGTATGCGATGGCGGTGCTGGGCTTGCGCGGTGGCCGTGGGCTGAAAGAGGTGTCCGATCTGGTCGGCGCGTCGTTCGCCGGCATCGCGGGCATTCTGCTGATCGTCGGCGCGGGCGGTGGTTTCAAGGAAACGCTCGTCGCGTCGGGTGTTGCGGACGTCATCGGCGATTGGCTGGATGGGGCCGCGATTTCCCCGCTGCTGGCGGCGTGGTTGGTTGCGGTGTTCATTCGCCTGGCCACGGGGTCGGCGACCGTCGCGACGATCACCGCCGCGGGCATCATGTCGCCCATTGCGGCGGGGCTGGATCCGGTGACGACGGCCCTGATGGTGTTGGCGATCGGCGCCGGGTCGGTGTTCTTCTCGCACGTCAATGATGCGGGATTCTGGCTGGTCAAGGAGTATTTCGGCATGACGGTGCCGCAGACGTTGAAGACGTGGTCGTTGATGGAGACCATCCTGTCGGTCGTTGGCCTGGTGTCGGTGCTGCTGCTGGGGTTGCTTGTCTGA
- a CDS encoding antitoxin, translating into MGIFDKAKQFADDNPDKVNQGIDKAGDIVDERTGGKHSEQVDKAQDAARKHLGGDE; encoded by the coding sequence ATGGGAATCTTCGACAAGGCCAAGCAGTTCGCCGACGACAACCCGGACAAGGTGAACCAGGGCATCGACAAGGCCGGCGACATCGTCGACGAGCGCACCGGCGGCAAGCACTCCGAGCAGGTGGACAAGGCCCAGGACGCCGCCCGCAAGCACCTCGGCGGCGACGAGTAG
- a CDS encoding crotonase/enoyl-CoA hydratase family protein has protein sequence MTHANDARISTSPVTVEYEHLDGGAKVAVVSLNRPAKLNGLTMAMLRGLDDAAKTLRRDRDLRGVILAGEGASFCAGLDFGSVLKKPMDIVRAFAPNPLAGDGTNLFQRVCWEWRRLPVPVIAVVQGHCYGGGVQLALGADFRVTAADARWSVLEAKWGLIPDMSGARTLADHVGAEQARWLTMTGRELSGAEAVEVGLATEAVDSLDDANVRAREMLVELFGRSPDQLASTKALFNRAWRSPRATFRAERFEQAKLLLSENAARAREAALKKRPPNFVRRGTWAFRG, from the coding sequence ATGACCCACGCCAATGACGCACGGATTTCCACTTCGCCCGTCACCGTCGAGTACGAGCACCTCGACGGCGGCGCCAAGGTCGCGGTGGTGTCCCTGAACCGCCCCGCGAAACTCAATGGCCTGACCATGGCGATGTTGCGCGGCCTCGACGATGCGGCGAAGACGTTGCGCCGCGACCGCGATTTGCGGGGCGTGATTCTCGCGGGCGAGGGCGCGTCGTTTTGCGCGGGCCTGGATTTCGGGTCGGTGCTGAAGAAGCCGATGGACATCGTCCGGGCGTTCGCGCCGAATCCGCTGGCGGGCGATGGTACGAATCTGTTCCAGCGGGTGTGCTGGGAGTGGCGCCGGCTGCCGGTGCCGGTGATCGCGGTGGTGCAGGGGCATTGTTACGGCGGTGGGGTGCAGTTGGCGTTGGGCGCGGATTTCCGGGTGACGGCCGCGGATGCGCGTTGGTCGGTGTTGGAGGCGAAGTGGGGGCTCATTCCGGACATGTCGGGGGCGCGTACGTTGGCGGATCATGTCGGTGCGGAGCAGGCTCGTTGGTTGACGATGACCGGGCGTGAGTTGTCGGGCGCGGAGGCGGTCGAGGTTGGGTTGGCGACGGAGGCGGTTGATTCGCTTGACGACGCCAACGTGCGTGCCCGGGAGATGCTCGTCGAGTTGTTCGGTCGTTCGCCCGATCAGTTGGCGTCGACGAAGGCGTTGTTCAACAGGGCGTGGCGGTCGCCGCGGGCGACGTTCCGTGCGGAGCGTTTCGAGCAGGCCAAGTTGTTGCTCAGCGAGAATGCGGCGCGGGCGCGGGAGGCGGCGTTGAAGAAGCGGCCGCCGAATTTCGTTCGCCGGGGGACGTGGGCGTTCAGGGGCTGA
- a CDS encoding superoxide dismutase: MAVYELPELDYAYDALEPHIAAEIMELHHSKHHQNYVNGANAALEKLEAARNDGSIAGVVTAFSKDLAFNLGGHTNHSIFWKNLSPNGGGEPTGDLAEAINRDFGSFEKFKDHFSAAALGLQGSGWAVLGYDHVAGRLVVEQLTDQQGNISANLTPLLMLDMWEHAFYLQYKNVKADYVKAVWDVFNWDDVAERFAKASA; this comes from the coding sequence ATGGCCGTTTACGAGCTGCCGGAACTGGACTACGCCTACGACGCCCTCGAGCCGCACATCGCCGCCGAGATCATGGAGCTGCACCACAGCAAGCACCACCAGAACTACGTCAACGGCGCCAACGCCGCCCTGGAGAAGCTGGAGGCCGCGCGCAACGACGGCTCCATCGCCGGCGTCGTCACCGCGTTTTCCAAGGACCTCGCGTTCAACCTGGGTGGCCACACCAACCACTCCATCTTCTGGAAGAACCTTTCCCCGAACGGTGGCGGCGAGCCGACCGGTGACCTCGCCGAGGCCATCAACCGCGACTTCGGTTCGTTCGAGAAGTTCAAGGATCACTTCTCCGCCGCCGCGCTGGGCCTGCAGGGCTCCGGCTGGGCCGTGCTGGGTTACGACCACGTCGCCGGCCGCCTCGTCGTCGAGCAGCTGACCGACCAGCAGGGCAACATCTCCGCGAACCTGACCCCGCTGCTGATGCTCGACATGTGGGAGCACGCCTTCTACCTGCAGTACAAGAACGTGAAGGCGGACTACGTCAAGGCCGTCTGGGACGTCTTCAACTGGGATGACGTCGCGGAGCGTTTCGCCAAGGCTTCGGCCTAA
- a CDS encoding alpha/beta-hydrolase family protein has product MDFLRALKPVTRLREARMREAAARETARAASAGLPIRRSARPWLGIPSNPGLVGAEIASWAAFSPSLMPRPWGSTAMVSFGAQLAGHVVGVAVGYGYRLADARIRRTQLGRFAPSVGTERAIALAWHGSMTAVTAAVWWRSIQHQRSIGGLVGMDALSSARAQFGGTVLASAAYLTTQGLTFAAEFAFDQLRRVIRPWVPRGVAPVTAGIVVGGGLGLAVDKLVVRRTIERVYRNAHRVNMRVLPGRAQPWEPERSGSPWSLEPWHALGAQGRAMVSDGPRARDIAAVTKRAPHEVTEPIRIYAGKVRGRSLKSQTELIIREMHRTGAFRRDHVVVHVTTGTGWIPPWSLMAVEFFTGGNCAQIGLQYSDLPSPVAWLADHETPPAAGRAMFRRIREEWERLPEGDRPMLLIAGESLGGFGGNGAFDDAEDMLASVDGALWTGTPQFTPMWKELTHTRDAGSPEIAPVIDGGRHIRFATRPQELWETFGGEPLGEWEHPRVAYLQHASDPIVWWDYPLAWRRPDWLRERLGRDVLSAVRWFPVVTFLQVLIDGLVSVDVGDGHGHRYEAEALPAWAAILGLELDDDRAGAGGVRFKRIAKWGRRNLPPKA; this is encoded by the coding sequence ATGGATTTCCTTCGCGCCCTCAAGCCGGTGACGCGGCTCCGCGAGGCGCGCATGCGCGAGGCGGCCGCCCGCGAAACCGCCCGCGCGGCGAGTGCGGGGTTGCCCATCCGCCGAAGCGCACGTCCATGGCTGGGCATCCCGTCGAATCCCGGCCTCGTTGGCGCGGAGATCGCGTCGTGGGCGGCGTTCAGCCCGTCGCTCATGCCCCGCCCCTGGGGATCGACGGCGATGGTGTCCTTCGGCGCGCAGCTCGCCGGCCACGTCGTGGGCGTCGCCGTCGGCTACGGGTACCGCCTGGCCGACGCGCGGATCCGCCGGACCCAGCTCGGCCGGTTCGCGCCGTCGGTCGGCACGGAGAGGGCCATCGCACTGGCCTGGCACGGCTCGATGACCGCGGTGACGGCCGCGGTGTGGTGGCGGTCCATCCAACACCAGCGGTCCATCGGCGGCCTGGTGGGCATGGACGCGCTGTCGTCGGCCCGCGCGCAATTCGGCGGCACCGTCCTGGCGTCGGCGGCGTACCTGACCACCCAAGGCCTGACGTTCGCCGCCGAGTTCGCCTTCGACCAGCTCCGCCGGGTCATCCGCCCGTGGGTTCCCCGCGGCGTCGCGCCCGTGACCGCCGGCATCGTCGTCGGCGGAGGCCTGGGGCTGGCCGTCGACAAGCTCGTCGTGCGCCGGACCATCGAGCGCGTCTACCGCAACGCGCACCGCGTGAACATGCGGGTGCTGCCGGGCCGCGCGCAACCGTGGGAACCGGAACGCTCGGGCAGCCCGTGGTCGCTGGAACCGTGGCACGCGCTGGGCGCGCAGGGCCGGGCGATGGTGTCGGACGGGCCGCGCGCACGCGACATCGCGGCGGTGACCAAACGCGCGCCGCACGAGGTGACGGAACCGATCCGCATCTACGCGGGCAAGGTGCGCGGGCGGTCGCTGAAGTCGCAGACGGAGCTCATCATCCGCGAGATGCACCGCACGGGGGCGTTCCGACGGGATCACGTGGTGGTGCACGTGACCACCGGCACCGGCTGGATTCCGCCGTGGAGCCTGATGGCGGTGGAGTTCTTCACCGGCGGCAACTGCGCGCAGATCGGGCTGCAGTATTCGGATCTGCCGTCGCCGGTGGCGTGGCTGGCCGACCACGAGACGCCGCCGGCCGCCGGTCGGGCGATGTTCCGCCGCATCCGCGAGGAGTGGGAGCGCCTGCCGGAGGGGGACAGGCCGATGCTGCTCATCGCGGGCGAGTCGCTCGGCGGTTTCGGCGGCAACGGGGCGTTCGACGACGCAGAGGACATGCTCGCGTCGGTGGACGGCGCCCTGTGGACGGGGACGCCGCAGTTCACGCCGATGTGGAAGGAGCTCACCCACACGCGCGACGCGGGTTCGCCGGAGATTGCGCCGGTCATCGACGGCGGGCGGCACATCCGCTTCGCCACGCGCCCGCAGGAACTGTGGGAGACGTTCGGCGGCGAACCGCTGGGCGAGTGGGAGCATCCGCGGGTGGCGTATCTGCAGCACGCGTCGGACCCGATCGTGTGGTGGGATTATCCGCTGGCGTGGCGGCGGCCGGATTGGCTGCGGGAGCGCCTGGGCCGGGACGTGTTGTCGGCGGTGCGGTGGTTCCCGGTGGTGACGTTCCTGCAGGTGCTCATCGATGGCCTGGTCAGCGTCGACGTGGGCGACGGGCACGGGCACCGGTATGAGGCGGAGGCGTTGCCGGCGTGGGCGGCGATCCTGGGCCTCGAGCTTGACGACGACCGCGCGGGAGCGGGCGGCGTGCGATTCAAGAGGATCGCGAAGTGGGGTCGGCGCAATCTCCCGCCGAAGGCGTGA
- a CDS encoding antitoxin, giving the protein MSLIDKAKKFIDDNPDKIREGIEKVGDEIDKRTGGKYADKIDRVQDEAAKRLGDDASATPPRDEPAK; this is encoded by the coding sequence ATGAGCCTCATCGACAAGGCCAAGAAGTTCATCGACGACAACCCCGACAAGATTCGCGAGGGCATCGAGAAGGTCGGCGACGAGATCGACAAGCGCACCGGCGGCAAGTACGCCGACAAGATCGACCGCGTGCAGGATGAGGCCGCCAAGCGCCTCGGCGATGACGCCTCCGCCACCCCGCCGCGGGACGAGCCCGCGAAGTAA
- the msrA gene encoding peptide-methionine (S)-S-oxide reductase MsrA has translation MTAFTPTDILDDGGHVVGEHLVLGTPYGGPWPDGHQAMVVAAGCFWGVEKLLWNAPGVWTTLPGYAGGATMRPSYREVCGARTGHTESVLAVFDPERTSFAQLLRLVLENHDPTQGDRQGNDIGPQYRSAVFPLNEEQARITADTLEAYAPRLARAGFGPITTEVTPLDQTPTGRFWVAEPFHRGYLEANPNGYCPVHATGVTCG, from the coding sequence ATGACTGCATTCACGCCGACCGACATCCTCGACGACGGCGGCCACGTCGTCGGCGAGCACCTGGTTTTGGGCACCCCGTACGGCGGGCCGTGGCCGGATGGGCATCAGGCGATGGTGGTGGCGGCCGGCTGTTTCTGGGGCGTCGAAAAGCTGCTGTGGAACGCGCCGGGCGTGTGGACGACCCTGCCGGGCTACGCGGGCGGGGCGACGATGCGGCCGTCGTACCGCGAGGTGTGCGGCGCGCGGACGGGGCACACGGAGTCGGTGCTGGCGGTGTTCGACCCGGAGCGGACGAGTTTCGCGCAGCTGCTGCGGCTGGTCCTGGAAAATCACGACCCCACCCAGGGCGACCGCCAGGGCAACGACATCGGCCCGCAGTACCGGTCGGCGGTGTTCCCGCTGAACGAGGAGCAGGCGCGCATCACGGCCGACACCCTCGAGGCCTACGCGCCGCGGCTGGCGCGGGCCGGGTTCGGGCCGATCACCACGGAGGTGACGCCGCTGGATCAGACGCCGACGGGCCGTTTTTGGGTCGCCGAGCCCTTCCATCGCGGCTATTTGGAGGCGAATCCCAACGGGTACTGCCCGGTCCATGCCACGGGCGTGACCTGCGGCTGA